In Chitinophaga sp. H8, the sequence AATTACCAATTTGCGGTACTGATTCTTGGGGGGTCCAAAACTTTTGTTAAATACTACAGGCATTTCCTGGGCATTGGCATGTGCACTCACTACCAGCAACAGGCATAACGACACAATCTTGTTCATTGCTATTACTTTTGATATACGCTAAAAATTAACTCTAAAAGATATTTCTGTCTGACAATATTTTTATTTCACAACGCCTGTTAATCCCCACATTCCTTTCCGGCAAACTTTCTTTGCTTACCGGACGTGATGCTCCGTAGTAATTTATTTTAATCCTGTTGACATATACTCCTCTGCTTTTCAAACAAGCCCTGATATAGGCAGCACGATTCTTTGATAAAGCCAGTTCTCCCTGTTCTCTGCCTTTAATATCAGCATGGCCGTTGATGACAATAGTTTGATTGGTATGCATTTTCCAGATACGGAAAATGGAATCAATTTTATACCATTCCTTGTCTTGCGGCACTACCGCATTTCTATCGAAATAGATAATATCCGGTACGCTCGCTATCGTGTCCGATGAAAAGCTACTTGCTACATTATTTTCTTTGGCTGCATTATCAGTGTAACTGATCTCCTCCCTGCTGTCTGTTATGTTATCCATTACAGGCTCCACTATCTCTTCCTGTGGAACTGAAAGCCCAAGTTGGTCAAGCCTTGTCTTCTTCAGATCTACTAAATAAATACGATCGTTGTCATGCCCCCCAGTACGGTCGGACGTAAAGTATAGCAGCCAATTTGTAGCATCCAGTACCGGGTTAAGATCATCTGCCTGTGTATTAATGGGATAAGGTAAGTGAACAGGGGCAACATCAGGCTGATCTGTGTTAAATAGGAATATATCCAATCCGCCGAAGCCAGATAATCCGCTGGAAGAAAAGAAAAGCTTGTTGTTGTGTATAAAGGGATATAACTCATTGCCGCTCGTATTTACCTCCGGCCCCATATTTACCGGCTTTTGCCACTTTTGGGCTTCCCTATCCCAGTCAGCATAATAAATATCCGTGCCCCCATAACCACCTGCCATGTCAGATACAAAGTAAAGACGCTGTCCATTTTCTGTAACAGCAGGATGCAGGAAGGAATAACTGTCCCCATTTTTTATCAGTTTTATCCCCCCTGATTTGCTCCAGCTATTATTTCCGGACTCATGGGCCGCAAACTGAAGAAGGGTGCCTGTTTTGCTGTTAAACAAGGAGTTCTGCTCAATCTTAACCATGCTCACCGGATTTACGGTATATATCACTTTCTTCCCGTTATCATAGTAAGTTGCCGGTCCTACCTGGGGCACTCCTTTAATCCCATCAGCAAAAGGTGCAATGCCATGCTCTGTAATAATAAATGATTTCGCATTTGCAGAAAAAGAAGAAGTCCCTTTCTTAAGCTCATTGGAAAGGAAAATAACCTGCTTCCGGTAAAGTGACATCCCATATTGATATCCCCCCATATTAACCGGCAAACTATCGATCTTTACTTTAGCTATGGAATCCTGGTTGAAATTTTGATAATTCCCCGTTAAAGATGACTGCAGATTTTTAAACTTGATATCATCCTTTAGTTCAGATTCGTACAGGGTGCCTATTTTTCTCGCTTCATCCACCTGCCCGGTACGCTTTAACACATCCATACAATTCGTTACATCGGTGGGCAATATATCCGGACCAGGTGTATGTAGTACTTCATCATACAAGCTGACAGACTTCTCAAACTGCCTGGTATCTACATAAATTCGTGCCAGTTGCAGTTTTGCCCGCCTGGCCAGGTTCGTGTTCCCTCCTCCATTGTTAAGCACAGCGATGCATAGTGAAATAGCCTTTTCATATTCTCTGCTATTATATAACCGTTCTGCCCGCTTCACTTTCGATAAATCACTTAATGATCCACCCTTTCTATGTTCCTTCATTACTCCACATGAAATAAACAAGAGCACCGTACCAGCTAAAAACAAACGACACAACGTACTTTCTGATCTTCTATGTCCCATTATTGATATCCTGTTGATAATTCTCTTAAAAATAACGCGGTGCTACCTCTTTCCATTTCTTCCATGCAAACCTGTAATTAAGCATCACCTCATGCGATGCTGCCTGTGCTCCCTTTAAATTGGAAGAAGTAGGTGTATCGTAAGAATACCCTATCTGAAAGTTTTTGCTTACCTGTACCTGTACTAAACCTGTTATTGTTTTTTCAGTACGCCAGGAAGCCCCTAACCAGAGAATATTCTTCAATAATACATTGGCATTAATATCGGCTTGTAACCCTGCACCCTGTACTGCTCTTAGTAACAAATTAGGTTTCAGCTTTACATTTTCATTTATCTTAACCAGATAACCTGTTTGTAAGTAATAATGTGATTTATGTTTTACCTTTTCCGCTTTCTTGCCCAGATCAAAGCTTTGGAAAACAGGAGATGACAACCCTATATAAAATTTCTCTGTGAATATCATAAATCCAAAACCTACATCTGTTTTCCAATAATTCAGATTCTGTGCAAAAGCCGGATCTGTACTATTCAACCGGCTATTATTCTCCCGGTATTGCGACATTCCCCCTTTCAACCCCAATGCCAGATAAAGTTTTTCATCCAGTTTCACTCTTTGTGAAATATGGAAATTCAAACCTGTTTGAGAGTGTACTGTGATCTTCTCACTCATCAGGGAAAATCCCAAACTGGTATTGGTAGCTTTCAAAGGAGTATAAAATGAAAAAGAAATGGTTTGCGGGGCGCCTTCGATACCCACCCATTGATTGCGGCCTACTGCGGTAAGACTGGAAGATTCGTCCATGGAAGGATAAGCAGGATTAATCACCATGCCGTTAAACATATACTGTGAATAAATAGGATCCTGCTGCGCCTGCGCAGACTGATAGTAGCAACAGCTTATGATAATAGCCACTAAAGCTTTAACTAATTGCTTCTTCATAGGCGTAAAACTTAAATAGTAAATACCATACAATCATGCAATAAATAATGAACAGGGTTTATCGCTTCAGTACTATAAATCCGGTAAACCGGTGTTTCTTCCCACTACGG encodes:
- a CDS encoding OmpA family protein, whose translation is MKEHRKGGSLSDLSKVKRAERLYNSREYEKAISLCIAVLNNGGGNTNLARRAKLQLARIYVDTRQFEKSVSLYDEVLHTPGPDILPTDVTNCMDVLKRTGQVDEARKIGTLYESELKDDIKFKNLQSSLTGNYQNFNQDSIAKVKIDSLPVNMGGYQYGMSLYRKQVIFLSNELKKGTSSFSANAKSFIITEHGIAPFADGIKGVPQVGPATYYDNGKKVIYTVNPVSMVKIEQNSLFNSKTGTLLQFAAHESGNNSWSKSGGIKLIKNGDSYSFLHPAVTENGQRLYFVSDMAGGYGGTDIYYADWDREAQKWQKPVNMGPEVNTSGNELYPFIHNNKLFFSSSGLSGFGGLDIFLFNTDQPDVAPVHLPYPINTQADDLNPVLDATNWLLYFTSDRTGGHDNDRIYLVDLKKTRLDQLGLSVPQEEIVEPVMDNITDSREEISYTDNAAKENNVASSFSSDTIASVPDIIYFDRNAVVPQDKEWYKIDSIFRIWKMHTNQTIVINGHADIKGREQGELALSKNRAAYIRACLKSRGVYVNRIKINYYGASRPVSKESLPERNVGINRRCEIKILSDRNIF
- a CDS encoding PorP/SprF family type IX secretion system membrane protein, with the translated sequence MKKQLVKALVAIIISCCYYQSAQAQQDPIYSQYMFNGMVINPAYPSMDESSSLTAVGRNQWVGIEGAPQTISFSFYTPLKATNTSLGFSLMSEKITVHSQTGLNFHISQRVKLDEKLYLALGLKGGMSQYRENNSRLNSTDPAFAQNLNYWKTDVGFGFMIFTEKFYIGLSSPVFQSFDLGKKAEKVKHKSHYYLQTGYLVKINENVKLKPNLLLRAVQGAGLQADINANVLLKNILWLGASWRTEKTITGLVQVQVSKNFQIGYSYDTPTSSNLKGAQAASHEVMLNYRFAWKKWKEVAPRYF